The Sporocytophaga myxococcoides DSM 11118 genome contains the following window.
AGTATTTTTTCTTTAATCTTATGATTTAATTCAGGTAATTTTGAATCACTTTTTTTAAACTCCCCATGAATCAACTTAGTGCCTGTAAAATACATGGCTCCATTATTTGATCGATCAACCCCTTTATCAGGCAAATAACAAGTGCCCTTTATCAGCGTATTTCCTGCAAGAATCAGTTCATAAATTGAATTTGTAAGATAAATAGCGCATTTGGTTTCTCCATCAGGCTTATAGCCATATTCAATAACTTTAACAATCTCCTTATTATTGGAAAATGCTCTAACAGAAGCCATGTCAAAAATCCCCCAATTCATCCTCTTGAGAGCAATTGAGTCTTCTCCATTACCATAAAGATCAATCAGTCGTTCCTCATTTAATTCGAGTTCTCCTGCATCAGCTAATAAGTAATTAATACCTGATTGAGCATTTCTTATTAAACGCTTATATAAAAGATTTTCGTGATATCCCGAGGTATAATGAAACGATACTAAAATAAGAGAACTGCTAATAAGAGCTATTAGCAGCGAAATAACCAGAACGATAAAAAGTGCATTGGCACGAAACATTTTTAAGTTTGTTTTTCTTCTGTTTCAGCAGGTACTATTTTCTTCATTTTTCGAATCCTTACCTTAGGTTCCTTTTTCTTTTTTTGGGGCTTGGTTTCGTTTTTTTGTTTTTTAGATTCTTTCTTCTTTTTCTTTGAATCCTTCAAATCATTTCCCTTCGGCCCTTCAGTACCTGGCAATGGAGACTTTTGCAAAAGTGGATCTCCGGAGGACTGAGGTACAGCAGTTTGTTTCTTTTTATATTTTCTCCACAACCTTAGTTTAAATCCTTTTCTCTGTTTTTCCTTCTTTACTTTAAGCTCACCTTTTACATACTTCTCAACCTTCACATTCCCTGATGCCTCATATGTATATCTTTTGCCATTAAATAAATTATCTTTGTAAGTACCCTTTTGCAATAACTTTCCCGACTCGTCAAATACAAGAAATTCACCGTGAAGCTTTCCTTTTTTCCAATGATAAACCTCCTTAAGTTCCCCATTAATGTGCCAACTCTTCCACAATCCTTCTTTTCTCCCAAATCTGAACATCCCTTTTTCTCTAAGATTTTTATTCATATAAAAATCACTATACAGCCCATGTAATAGCTTTCCTTCGAAACCACCTCTGGTTCTTTTAATATCATTAGCACTATACCAATAATAGAAATATTCATCTGTCACTTTGATGAGAGGCTTCCCTTCGACTATTTCTGCGTATACAACGTGATCAAGAAAGTTCACGATAACCCTGTTTGGAATATGTAAATCAATCTTTCTCTGCGCCAGGACAGATAATGGAATACTTAATAGAATAAGAAAATATAATCTTTTCATAAAAAATTAATTTCTTTTTATAAACTTCTCTTTACCACAAAAAACAACCTTTACAGAATCTTTACAATTCTTAATTAATTTGACTCCGTCTTCCACAACTCCTTCTTCCATGAGATATTCTTTGCCTTTTATATTCATCAAAGAAACATTCTTGTTGCTTCCTCTATTTTTAATTAACCCGACATAATTTATGACTGTCCAATCTATCTGTATTTCGGGTTCTTTAGGTTTCACAACAACAGGTTTGGATTTTATTTTATTGACTTTTTCCTTTAACCCGACAGAATTAGATGAAATATGAATTCCTCCTAAAAAGGGATCTCTATATTTGGCTACTAATACAAATGTATCTTTTTTGAAAAAATCCTGCTTTCCTCTGATTACAGGCTTCGAAGAGGTAATTTCTTTTGAATCAGAAAATAAAGAACTGTAGATCCTTAAGAATATAAGTCCCCACACAACAACAACTCCTGCAAGCAGAATATAAGTCATCTTTTTATTTTTCATGGTTGAATTGTAAATGACCACAAATCACTATATACCCCTTCTATCCCCGCTGCACTTACTGCTTTTACCTTCCACTTCACCTCTTGCCCCCTACTTATTGAAGAATAGTTATAAGAAGCAGATGTTTGATTGGGATATTCAATGCCCTGACCAGATCCTACTTGTATATAAACTGTATATTTATAACCCGAACCCAGGTCATTCCATTTTAAAGTTCCAGACTGAGTCTGGTTCGAAGCACTCTGTAATGGACTCAATAATGCGACCTTTAAAGGCGTACTATTATCAAGAATGAACTTATACTCTGTCCAGTCTGTCGTATCTTTTTTATCATTATATGCCCTGACTCGCCAAAAGTAAGTGTCTGGAACAGTTAAATTAAAGCTATAGTTTGTAGAAGATCTGAAGTCATTTACGATCGGCTTTTTGTAAGATTGAATTGAGTCTAGCTGAATCTGATAACCCTTCGCACCAAGGAGTTTGGACCATTCAAATTCAACCAATCCTCCTGCTAACACTTTAGAATTGACAGGTAATTTCAGGTTTACTGTTTGTAGTGAGATTTCTGTGGTATCAATCTTAAACTTATTTCCAAAGTATTTAGTCTTGTACCCTCCGTTCATACCTCTTACCTGCCATTCAAACTTACCTGGACCAAGATAATATGTAAACCTGTTGTTCTTAACGATTGTATCAAGGATCATCTTCTCAGGAGCTGCAAAACTTGGAGACACAACTGTTAATTGATAATTCGTTGCAAAGTCAACCTGGCTCCACCAGAAGGTTTGAGAATAATTTATAGAATCTTTTCCATTAGGAGTATATATTGTGATCTCTTCCTTTTCTATATCCTTCTCAAAAATTTCAGTGCAAGAAGTCAGAGCAACCATGCTCCAAAAAAGTAAATTCAAAAATTTAAATTTTCGCATCATCCTTTTTGATTTTTTTCAGTTTTATTTTAAGTGTCTGAATATACATTGTAAGAACCAGCACTTTCTTTTTTCTTTTATTATCGTATGTCATATCAAAACTACTGGAAGATATCCTTCCTACAGCTTCCTTTTGCTCCAGTAAATAAAGTAGTTTTAACAGATCAGTAAAATGTCCTTCAACCTTCAGTTCAGTAGTTCCTATGATAAATTCCTTTTCTTCATAAAATTCTTCATTAGGAAGTTCTTGCAATAGTAAATTATTCTTAGAACAAAAGATTGAAACTACTTCCAAAAGATGCCCTTGATCCTTCAATGAATCTGCGAAATATGAAGACAACTTCTCCTTTAAAGCATTGGATTTAATCTCCATTAATCTTCTTTTTTCCGGAGCTTCTTTTGCATGAATCAATTTTGCCTTCTGCTCTTTATTAAATAAATACAGCTCTACTGTTTTATTAAAGGCAAGCAAATACGCAACAATCAGGAAAAAAACTCCTCCTGCAAGCAAATACTTATTTTTGACTTTATATGATAAGTTATTCCAGTTCATCATTAATCAAAATTTGCAGTATAAAATTCCCTGATCTGGTTTTATGATCAAATGAATAATCTTCCACATTTACTTCCTTCACCCATTGCTGATCTTTTAATATTTTAACCCATGAATTTAATTCAGTAGGCCTTACACAATATCCATCAATACGTATGGCTCCGTTATCAAATACCTCCTTACGCTGAACCCTGCTTTCTTTTTGATTATATGGATTCATTGCCAACTTGGTCAGAGTTATTGATGAAGGCAACAACACAGCTATTTGATCAGAATAAAATGAAAACCTTGACGAGACAAGCCAACCGGCTTCAGTTAGAAATAACTCTTTCTGTTGAAGCTCTTTTTCATCAACTTCCAGATTTGACGAAAGATCATTAAGCTTACTTAATTTTATTGCAAGCTTTTCATTTTCCTGTTTATAATTGGTAAGCAAAAGTGTATTGATTAAAAGCATTGACAGAAAAAATGTCAATATCGAAATCCCTAAAAGTTTAAACTTACGCTTTTGCTGAAATTCTTCTTTTTGAACAATTACCTGCTCTATACTTACACTTACTCTATCTGAATCTATAATGCCAAGAAATGCCGATACATAAGCAATTAATAAATCTCCTGAAACCATTTCATCCCCTGCCTTAATTAAGGAATTATCCGATTCCTCTTTTGTTCTATAGGTCTCAATTTGATTTTTGTTAAAAATCAGTTCATGATGTCCAAAAGACAATGAAGAAACTTCAATTGACAACAACTGAAATAAATCATTCACCACAAAAGGGCCCAGACTCAGACTTGTAACAAAGTAATCTTGTTCTGCAAATTTCTGTAATAAAGAATCTACCAATTGTTTCCTTGTTAAGGAAATATATAGATGATTGGC
Protein-coding sequences here:
- a CDS encoding toxin-antitoxin system YwqK family antitoxin, with protein sequence MKRLYFLILLSIPLSVLAQRKIDLHIPNRVIVNFLDHVVYAEIVEGKPLIKVTDEYFYYWYSANDIKRTRGGFEGKLLHGLYSDFYMNKNLREKGMFRFGRKEGLWKSWHINGELKEVYHWKKGKLHGEFLVFDESGKLLQKGTYKDNLFNGKRYTYEASGNVKVEKYVKGELKVKKEKQRKGFKLRLWRKYKKKQTAVPQSSGDPLLQKSPLPGTEGPKGNDLKDSKKKKKESKKQKNETKPQKKKKEPKVRIRKMKKIVPAETEEKQT